The sequence GATAGTTGATGGCGACGTCGGCGCCTTCGCGCGCATACGCGATTGCGGCAGCGCGGCCCATGCCGGAATCACCGCCGGTGATCAGGGCCTTGCGGCCGGCGAGCCGGCCAGAGCCCTTGTAGCTGGTCTCGCCATGATCCGGTCGCGGCTCCATCTTGCTGGCAAGTCCCGGCCAGGGCTGCGACTGTTTCTTGAACGGCGGCTTCGGATAACGGCTGACGGGATCGATCAACGCCTGCTCGGCCATGGACGTATCTCCTTTCGCTGTGGATGGCAGTGAAGCCGCCGCGAGCGTTGCGCTCGCGGCGTGGACGACGTGCCGGCGGGACAGTGAGGTGTTGCTGGGATTTGACATCATGCTCTCCGCGATGGTCGAAGCTCAATGCGCGGAGACGGTTGTCGTTGCTAAACGAAGGACGCCGGCGCGCCGGCGTCCCTCGGCAATGCGTTACTTGGTCTGACCGACGTTCGGCGCCTTGCCGAGCTCCTTGGCCATCTCGAGGTGGTGCTTCAGGGCCGGCACCGTCTTGCCGGCCCAATCCTTCAGCGCGGCGTTGTCGCCGCCCTTGGCGTAGCGCTCGAACAGCGAGACGGCGTCCTCATGGGCGCTGACCTGGTAGGAATTGTAATCCGAGCTGAAGTCCTTGCCTGTCGCATTCTTGAGCTTGTCGAGCTTGCTCTGATGCGAGCTGTCGAGCGCGGTCGGGAGGGTCGCCTTGACCTTGCCGTCATTCACCAGCCCCTTGAGCTCGGTGCTGGTTTTGGTGTGATCGGTCACCATCTGCTGCGCGAAGCTCTTCTCCTGCGCATTTCCCTTCTGCTCGGCGAGCTTGCTCGATTCGATCTCGAACATGTCGCTAATGGCGACCTGCTTGACGAAATCCTCCGTGGAGGGCGAGACACCGAGCGCCGAATTGACGCCGGTCTTTTCGCCCAGGGATTGCGCCAATGCCGGGCCTGCGAGAAGCAAACAAGCAATGGCGATGATGGTACGTTTCATGGTCCGGTCCCTTCACTTGATCGCGCGGCCATCCGCCGCGCCATATTGCGCCGATCAACACCCTGCAAAGGCCGAGGTTCCTAACGGCTAATCCGTGGGATTGCGTCCCGT comes from Bradyrhizobium sp. CCGE-LA001 and encodes:
- a CDS encoding DUF4142 domain-containing protein; its protein translation is MKRTIIAIACLLLAGPALAQSLGEKTGVNSALGVSPSTEDFVKQVAISDMFEIESSKLAEQKGNAQEKSFAQQMVTDHTKTSTELKGLVNDGKVKATLPTALDSSHQSKLDKLKNATGKDFSSDYNSYQVSAHEDAVSLFERYAKGGDNAALKDWAGKTVPALKHHLEMAKELGKAPNVGQTK